One window of Aphelocoma coerulescens isolate FSJ_1873_10779 chromosome 17, UR_Acoe_1.0, whole genome shotgun sequence genomic DNA carries:
- the LOC138119699 gene encoding lipocalin-15-like isoform X4: MAAALPGLALALLCLLQAGAQVPVQPDLDTGKFAGMWHVTAIASNCSVFLKMKDGMKSSMAIISFMPEGDLAIKLVWPLLDKCQKFDLLFQQSGQAGHYVGAQEKRDLHVMDTDYSHYAVLHEAQHSETEPSTALQLLTREQDVSPQLLQKFKELIPTMGLTEDMLAILPKSDQCTRDIS, encoded by the exons ATGGCAGCGGCGCTGCCCGGCCTGGCGctggccctgctctgcctgctgcaggcaggggccCAGGTCCCCGTGCAGCCGGACTTGGACACCGGGAAG TTTGCAGGGATGTGGCATGTCACAGCCATCGCTTCCAACTGCTCCGTCTTCCTGAAGATGAAGGATGGGATGAAGTCATCCATGGCCATCATCAGCTTCATGCCAGAAGGGGACCTGGCCATTAAGTTGGTCTGGCCCTT GCTAGACAAATGCCAAAAGTTTGATCTGCTCTTCCAGCAGAGCGGGCAGGCGGGGCACTACGTGG GAGCACAAGAGAAGAGGGATCTGCATGTGATGGACACAGACTACAGCCACTACGCTGTCCTGCACGAGGCCCAGCACAGTGAGACAGAGCCCAGCACGGCGCTGCAGCTCCTCA CAAGGGAGCAGGATGTGagcccccagctcctgcagaagtTCAAGGAGCTCATCCCCACCATGGGCCTGACTGAGGACATGCTGGCCATCCTGCCCAAGTCAG aTCAGTGCACCAGGGACATCAG CTGA
- the LOC138119699 gene encoding lipocalin-15-like isoform X1, which produces MAAALPGLALALLCLLQAGAQVPVQPDLDTGKLPGVPVQNQFAGMWHVTAIASNCSVFLKMKDGMKSSMAIISFMPEGDLAIKLVWPLLDKCQKFDLLFQQSGQAGHYVGAQEKRDLHVMDTDYSHYAVLHEAQHSETEPSTALQLLTREQDVSPQLLQKFKELIPTMGLTEDMLAILPKSADQCTRDIS; this is translated from the exons ATGGCAGCGGCGCTGCCCGGCCTGGCGctggccctgctctgcctgctgcaggcaggggccCAGGTCCCCGTGCAGCCGGACTTGGACACCGGGAAG cttccagGAGTGCCTGTGCAAAACCAG TTTGCAGGGATGTGGCATGTCACAGCCATCGCTTCCAACTGCTCCGTCTTCCTGAAGATGAAGGATGGGATGAAGTCATCCATGGCCATCATCAGCTTCATGCCAGAAGGGGACCTGGCCATTAAGTTGGTCTGGCCCTT GCTAGACAAATGCCAAAAGTTTGATCTGCTCTTCCAGCAGAGCGGGCAGGCGGGGCACTACGTGG GAGCACAAGAGAAGAGGGATCTGCATGTGATGGACACAGACTACAGCCACTACGCTGTCCTGCACGAGGCCCAGCACAGTGAGACAGAGCCCAGCACGGCGCTGCAGCTCCTCA CAAGGGAGCAGGATGTGagcccccagctcctgcagaagtTCAAGGAGCTCATCCCCACCATGGGCCTGACTGAGGACATGCTGGCCATCCTGCCCAAGTCAG cagaTCAGTGCACCAGGGACATCAG CTGA
- the LOC138119699 gene encoding lipocalin-15-like isoform X2: MAAALPGLALALLCLLQAGAQVPVQPDLDTGKLPGVPVQNQFAGMWHVTAIASNCSVFLKMKDGMKSSMAIISFMPEGDLAIKLVWPLLDKCQKFDLLFQQSGQAGHYVGAQEKRDLHVMDTDYSHYAVLHEAQHSETEPSTALQLLTREQDVSPQLLQKFKELIPTMGLTEDMLAILPKSDQCTRDIS, translated from the exons ATGGCAGCGGCGCTGCCCGGCCTGGCGctggccctgctctgcctgctgcaggcaggggccCAGGTCCCCGTGCAGCCGGACTTGGACACCGGGAAG cttccagGAGTGCCTGTGCAAAACCAG TTTGCAGGGATGTGGCATGTCACAGCCATCGCTTCCAACTGCTCCGTCTTCCTGAAGATGAAGGATGGGATGAAGTCATCCATGGCCATCATCAGCTTCATGCCAGAAGGGGACCTGGCCATTAAGTTGGTCTGGCCCTT GCTAGACAAATGCCAAAAGTTTGATCTGCTCTTCCAGCAGAGCGGGCAGGCGGGGCACTACGTGG GAGCACAAGAGAAGAGGGATCTGCATGTGATGGACACAGACTACAGCCACTACGCTGTCCTGCACGAGGCCCAGCACAGTGAGACAGAGCCCAGCACGGCGCTGCAGCTCCTCA CAAGGGAGCAGGATGTGagcccccagctcctgcagaagtTCAAGGAGCTCATCCCCACCATGGGCCTGACTGAGGACATGCTGGCCATCCTGCCCAAGTCAG aTCAGTGCACCAGGGACATCAG CTGA
- the LOC138119699 gene encoding lipocalin-15-like isoform X3, with product MAAALPGLALALLCLLQAGAQVPVQPDLDTGKFAGMWHVTAIASNCSVFLKMKDGMKSSMAIISFMPEGDLAIKLVWPLLDKCQKFDLLFQQSGQAGHYVGAQEKRDLHVMDTDYSHYAVLHEAQHSETEPSTALQLLTREQDVSPQLLQKFKELIPTMGLTEDMLAILPKSADQCTRDIS from the exons ATGGCAGCGGCGCTGCCCGGCCTGGCGctggccctgctctgcctgctgcaggcaggggccCAGGTCCCCGTGCAGCCGGACTTGGACACCGGGAAG TTTGCAGGGATGTGGCATGTCACAGCCATCGCTTCCAACTGCTCCGTCTTCCTGAAGATGAAGGATGGGATGAAGTCATCCATGGCCATCATCAGCTTCATGCCAGAAGGGGACCTGGCCATTAAGTTGGTCTGGCCCTT GCTAGACAAATGCCAAAAGTTTGATCTGCTCTTCCAGCAGAGCGGGCAGGCGGGGCACTACGTGG GAGCACAAGAGAAGAGGGATCTGCATGTGATGGACACAGACTACAGCCACTACGCTGTCCTGCACGAGGCCCAGCACAGTGAGACAGAGCCCAGCACGGCGCTGCAGCTCCTCA CAAGGGAGCAGGATGTGagcccccagctcctgcagaagtTCAAGGAGCTCATCCCCACCATGGGCCTGACTGAGGACATGCTGGCCATCCTGCCCAAGTCAG cagaTCAGTGCACCAGGGACATCAG CTGA